From the genome of Miscanthus floridulus cultivar M001 chromosome 10, ASM1932011v1, whole genome shotgun sequence, one region includes:
- the LOC136487162 gene encoding uncharacterized protein isoform X3: MSSSGLWAEDQGSRPHQRVRRTSMQAAKLSEEDGVSSSQPPELEGKSSQAKTAKSGIYMLVYDAVRRLGSISGLMLVQELVPLELMPLVVALWSILFPFLSLQQLTLVLALVLVLQLLVPVQTLHRIMNLCRACMHGHGGRLVKWGPHEWVLDSGAWNHHTSNLALLLEGGYFQSQELDNKDAPSSGDDATAPHVQGRGSIRTECFDFPGVHYVVGDDTRNVVSVSQLARDHGLVTVFKPTSCHVKEKKTGKIVGMGRLRHGMYILDSLHIVGQHIRDGGASGGDRHDGAHGGGGGNGDGDSTAEGRGGGGRDGRGGGGTGARNQEESSGSGAVRGDINEINEEGEGGDEKEIEEMDDNDEDDIKEIGEINGKGEKEDDEKRGGQNSGQLHTGLFGMSRLDCIWWIVSILCIAACILQPYTGWGAGVTILPVDFQSLARFWVLFILSFQLLKTPMSTICKEEETLGPYLQELSPQEHNKRLFGLSRFDAIMNFCRACMHGHGCRLLKWGPHEWVLDSGAWNHHTSNLALLLEGGYFRSHELDNKDAPSSGDDATAPQVQGRGSVQMDCFDFPGVHYVVGDDTRNVVSVSLLARDHGLVTVFEPTSCHIKEKKTGKIVGKGCLRNGMYILDSLHIVGQHIRDGGASGGDRHDGADGGGGGNGDGDSTAEGRAGGGRDGRGGEGGAGARNKEESSGSGAARGDINEINEEGEGGDKKEIEEMDDNDEDDIKEIGEINGKGEKEDDEKRGGQNSGQLSSRWHTGLFGMSRLACILQLYTGWGVHSLVAGFCVLFLSFHLFKTWMSPICKEEETLGPYPQELSHQEHYKRLFGLSRFDATMDPTGSYHLPAGAFPASSTNAARHLLMEMSRMVQFMNLSTLVSGEK; the protein is encoded by the exons ATGAGTTCCAGTGGGTTGTGGGCTGAAGACCAGGGATCCAGGCCGCATCAACGGGTACGCAGGACGTCTATGCAAGCTGCTAAGCTGTCAGAAGAAGATGGTGTGTCGTCATCACAACCACCAGAATTGGAAGGCaaatcatcccaagccaaaaccGCCAAGAGTGGTATATATATGCTCGTGTATGATGCAGTTCGGCGGCTGGGGTCCATTAGTGGGCTGATGCTGGTGCAGGAGCTGGTGCCTTTGGAGCTGATGCCGCTGGTGGTGGCGCTGTGGAgtattttgtttccttttttgtCGCTGCAGCAGCTGACGCTGGTGCTGGCGCTGGTACTGGTGCTGCAACTGCTAGTGCCGGTACAAACCCTCCACAG GATCATGAATTTATGTCGCGCATGCATGCACGGGCATGGCGGCAGGCTTGTGAAGTGGGGGCCCCACGAATGGGTTCTGGACTCCGGCGCGTGGAACCACCATACCTCCAACCTGGCGCTGCTGCTTGAAGGCGGCTACTTCCAGTCTCAGGAGCTGGACAACAAAGATGCTCCATCAAGCGGGGATGACGCCACCGCCCCGCATGTCCAGGGGCGCGGGTCTATACGGACGGAGTGCTTTGACTTCCCAGGCGTCCACTATGTTGTTGGGGACGACACAAGGAATGTTGTGTCGGTGTCTCAGCTGGCTCGTGATCATGGACTGGTCACTGTCTTTAAGCCGACGTCTTGCCACGTCAAGGAGAAGAAGACCGGGAAGATCGTTGGCATGGGTCGCTTACGCCACGGCATGTACATACTGGATTCTCTACACATCGTCGGCCAA CATATAAGAGACGGAGGAGCAAGTGGAGGTGATCGCCATGATGGAGCacatggaggtggtggaggtaaTGGAGATGGTGATAGCACAGCTGAAGGGCGTGGAGGAGGTGGAAGagatggtaggggaggaggaGGGACTGGAGCTAGAAACCAGGAAGAAAGTAGTGGAAGTGGAGCCGTCAGAGGAGATATTAACGAAATAAATGAGGAGGGGGAGGGCGGGGACGAAAAAGAGATTGAAGAAAtggatgataatgatgaagatgacatCAAGGAGATTGGAGAAATAAATGGCAaaggggaaaaggaagatgaTGAGAAAAGAGGAGGACAAAATTCTGGACAATTGCACACAGGCTTGTTTGGCATGTCAAGATTAG ATTGCATATGGTGGATTGTTTCCATATTGTGCATTGCAGCTTGCATATTGCAACCGTATACAGGCTGGGGGGCAGGAGTAACAATCTTGCCTGTGGATTTTCAGAGTCTAGCTAGGTTCTGGGTCCTGTTTATTTTGAGCTTCCAACTTTTAAAAACACCGATGAGCACAATCTGTAAAGAAGAAGAAACATTGGGGCCTTATCTCCAAGAATTATCTCCTCAAGAGCATAACAAGCGATTGTTTGGGCTATCACGATTTGATGC GATCATGAATTTCTGTCGCGCATGCATGCACGGGCATGGCTGCAGGCTCCTGAAGTGGGGGCCCCACGAATGGGTTCTAGACTCCGGCGCGTGGAACCACCATACCTCCAACCTAGCGCTGCTGCTTGAAGGCGGCTACTTCCGGTCTCACGAGCTGGACAACAAAGATGCTCCGTCGAGTGGGGATGACGCCACCGCCCCGCAGGTCCAGGGGCGCGGGTCTGTACAGATGGACTGCTTTGACTTCCCAGGCGTCCACTATGTTGTTGGGGATGACACAAGGAATGTTGTGTCGGTGTCTCTGCTCGCTCGTGATCATGGACTGGTCACAGTCTTTGAGCCGACGTCATGCcacatcaaggagaagaagaccGGGAAGATCGTTGGCAAGGGTTGCTTACGCAATGGCATGTACATACTGGATTCTCTACACATCGTCGGCCAA CATATAAGAGACGGAGGAGCAAGTGGAGGCGATCGCCATGATGGAGCagatggaggtggtggaggtaaTGGAGATGGTGATAGCACAGCTGAAGGGCGTGCAGGAGGTGGAAGAGATGGTAGGGGTGGAGAAGGAGGGGCCGGAGCTAGAAACAAGGAAGAAAGCAGTGGAAGTGGAGCCGCCAGAGGAGATATTAACGAAATAAATGAGGAGGGGGAGGGCGGGGACAAAAAAGAGATTGAAGAAAtggatgataatgatgaagatgacatCAAGGAGATTGGAGAAATAAATGGCAaaggggaaaaggaagatgaTGAGAAAAGAGGAGGACAAAATTCTGGACAATTATCGTCTCGATGGCACACAGGCTTGTTTGGCATGTCAAGATTAG CTTGCATATTGCAACTGTATACAGGCTGGGGGGTTCACAGTCTAGTAGCTGGGTTCTGTGTCCTGTTTTTGAGCTTCCATCTTTTTAAAACATGGATGAGCCCAATCTGTAAAGAAGAAGAAACATTGGGGCCTTATCCCCAAGAATTATCTCATCAAGAGCATTACAAGCGATTGTTTGGGTTATCACGATTTGATGC GACTATGGACCCGACTGGGTCGTACCATCTTCCCGCTGGAGCCTTTCCTGCTTCGTCGACAAACGCAGCACGCCACTTGCTCATGGAGATGTCCAG
- the LOC136487162 gene encoding uncharacterized protein isoform X2 — protein sequence MSSSGLWAEDQGSRPHQRVRRTSMQAAKLSEEDGVSSSQPPELEGKSSQAKTAKSGIYMLVYDAVRRLGSISGLMLVQELVPLELMPLVVALWSILFPFLSLQQLTLVLALVLVLQLLVPVQTLHRIMNLCRACMHGHGGRLVKWGPHEWVLDSGAWNHHTSNLALLLEGGYFQSQELDNKDAPSSGDDATAPHVQGRGSIRTECFDFPGVHYVVGDDTRNVVSVSQLARDHGLVTVFKPTSCHVKEKKTGKIVGMGRLRHGMYILDSLHIVGQHIRDGGASGGDRHDGAHGGGGGNGDGDSTAEGRGGGGRDGRGGGGTGARNQEESSGSGAVRGDINEINEEGEGGDEKEIEEMDDNDEDDIKEIGEINGKGEKEDDEKRGGQNSGQLHTGLFGMSRLDCIWWIVSILCIAACILQPYTGWGAGVTILPVDFQSLARFWVLFILSFQLLKTPMSTICKEEETLGPYLQELSPQEHNKRLFGLSRFDAIMNFCRACMHGHGCRLLKWGPHEWVLDSGAWNHHTSNLALLLEGGYFRSHELDNKDAPSSGDDATAPQVQGRGSVQMDCFDFPGVHYVVGDDTRNVVSVSLLARDHGLVTVFEPTSCHIKEKKTGKIVGKGCLRNGMYILDSLHIVGQHIRDGGASGGDRHDGADGGGGGNGDGDSTAEGRAGGGRDGRGGEGGAGARNKEESSGSGAARGDINEINEEGEGGDKKEIEEMDDNDEDDIKEIGEINGKGEKEDDEKRGGQNSGQLSSRWHTGLFGMSRLDCIWWIIVSILCIAACILQLYTGWGVHSLVAGFCVLFLSFHLFKTWMSPICKEEETLGPYPQELSHQEHYKRLFGLSRFDATMDPTGSYHLPAGAFPASSTNAARHLLMEMSSRNFQRTQHL from the exons ATGAGTTCCAGTGGGTTGTGGGCTGAAGACCAGGGATCCAGGCCGCATCAACGGGTACGCAGGACGTCTATGCAAGCTGCTAAGCTGTCAGAAGAAGATGGTGTGTCGTCATCACAACCACCAGAATTGGAAGGCaaatcatcccaagccaaaaccGCCAAGAGTGGTATATATATGCTCGTGTATGATGCAGTTCGGCGGCTGGGGTCCATTAGTGGGCTGATGCTGGTGCAGGAGCTGGTGCCTTTGGAGCTGATGCCGCTGGTGGTGGCGCTGTGGAgtattttgtttccttttttgtCGCTGCAGCAGCTGACGCTGGTGCTGGCGCTGGTACTGGTGCTGCAACTGCTAGTGCCGGTACAAACCCTCCACAG GATCATGAATTTATGTCGCGCATGCATGCACGGGCATGGCGGCAGGCTTGTGAAGTGGGGGCCCCACGAATGGGTTCTGGACTCCGGCGCGTGGAACCACCATACCTCCAACCTGGCGCTGCTGCTTGAAGGCGGCTACTTCCAGTCTCAGGAGCTGGACAACAAAGATGCTCCATCAAGCGGGGATGACGCCACCGCCCCGCATGTCCAGGGGCGCGGGTCTATACGGACGGAGTGCTTTGACTTCCCAGGCGTCCACTATGTTGTTGGGGACGACACAAGGAATGTTGTGTCGGTGTCTCAGCTGGCTCGTGATCATGGACTGGTCACTGTCTTTAAGCCGACGTCTTGCCACGTCAAGGAGAAGAAGACCGGGAAGATCGTTGGCATGGGTCGCTTACGCCACGGCATGTACATACTGGATTCTCTACACATCGTCGGCCAA CATATAAGAGACGGAGGAGCAAGTGGAGGTGATCGCCATGATGGAGCacatggaggtggtggaggtaaTGGAGATGGTGATAGCACAGCTGAAGGGCGTGGAGGAGGTGGAAGagatggtaggggaggaggaGGGACTGGAGCTAGAAACCAGGAAGAAAGTAGTGGAAGTGGAGCCGTCAGAGGAGATATTAACGAAATAAATGAGGAGGGGGAGGGCGGGGACGAAAAAGAGATTGAAGAAAtggatgataatgatgaagatgacatCAAGGAGATTGGAGAAATAAATGGCAaaggggaaaaggaagatgaTGAGAAAAGAGGAGGACAAAATTCTGGACAATTGCACACAGGCTTGTTTGGCATGTCAAGATTAG ATTGCATATGGTGGATTGTTTCCATATTGTGCATTGCAGCTTGCATATTGCAACCGTATACAGGCTGGGGGGCAGGAGTAACAATCTTGCCTGTGGATTTTCAGAGTCTAGCTAGGTTCTGGGTCCTGTTTATTTTGAGCTTCCAACTTTTAAAAACACCGATGAGCACAATCTGTAAAGAAGAAGAAACATTGGGGCCTTATCTCCAAGAATTATCTCCTCAAGAGCATAACAAGCGATTGTTTGGGCTATCACGATTTGATGC GATCATGAATTTCTGTCGCGCATGCATGCACGGGCATGGCTGCAGGCTCCTGAAGTGGGGGCCCCACGAATGGGTTCTAGACTCCGGCGCGTGGAACCACCATACCTCCAACCTAGCGCTGCTGCTTGAAGGCGGCTACTTCCGGTCTCACGAGCTGGACAACAAAGATGCTCCGTCGAGTGGGGATGACGCCACCGCCCCGCAGGTCCAGGGGCGCGGGTCTGTACAGATGGACTGCTTTGACTTCCCAGGCGTCCACTATGTTGTTGGGGATGACACAAGGAATGTTGTGTCGGTGTCTCTGCTCGCTCGTGATCATGGACTGGTCACAGTCTTTGAGCCGACGTCATGCcacatcaaggagaagaagaccGGGAAGATCGTTGGCAAGGGTTGCTTACGCAATGGCATGTACATACTGGATTCTCTACACATCGTCGGCCAA CATATAAGAGACGGAGGAGCAAGTGGAGGCGATCGCCATGATGGAGCagatggaggtggtggaggtaaTGGAGATGGTGATAGCACAGCTGAAGGGCGTGCAGGAGGTGGAAGAGATGGTAGGGGTGGAGAAGGAGGGGCCGGAGCTAGAAACAAGGAAGAAAGCAGTGGAAGTGGAGCCGCCAGAGGAGATATTAACGAAATAAATGAGGAGGGGGAGGGCGGGGACAAAAAAGAGATTGAAGAAAtggatgataatgatgaagatgacatCAAGGAGATTGGAGAAATAAATGGCAaaggggaaaaggaagatgaTGAGAAAAGAGGAGGACAAAATTCTGGACAATTATCGTCTCGATGGCACACAGGCTTGTTTGGCATGTCAAGATTAG ATTGCATATGGTGGATTATTGTTTCCATATTGTGCATTGCAGCTTGCATATTGCAACTGTATACAGGCTGGGGGGTTCACAGTCTAGTAGCTGGGTTCTGTGTCCTGTTTTTGAGCTTCCATCTTTTTAAAACATGGATGAGCCCAATCTGTAAAGAAGAAGAAACATTGGGGCCTTATCCCCAAGAATTATCTCATCAAGAGCATTACAAGCGATTGTTTGGGTTATCACGATTTGATGC GACTATGGACCCGACTGGGTCGTACCATCTTCCCGCTGGAGCCTTTCCTGCTTCGTCGACAAACGCAGCACGCCACTTGCTCATGGAGATGTCCAG
- the LOC136487162 gene encoding uncharacterized protein isoform X1, with the protein MSSSGLWAEDQGSRPHQRVRRTSMQAAKLSEEDGVSSSQPPELEGKSSQAKTAKSGIYMLVYDAVRRLGSISGLMLVQELVPLELMPLVVALWSILFPFLSLQQLTLVLALVLVLQLLVPVQTLHRIMNLCRACMHGHGGRLVKWGPHEWVLDSGAWNHHTSNLALLLEGGYFQSQELDNKDAPSSGDDATAPHVQGRGSIRTECFDFPGVHYVVGDDTRNVVSVSQLARDHGLVTVFKPTSCHVKEKKTGKIVGMGRLRHGMYILDSLHIVGQHIRDGGASGGDRHDGAHGGGGGNGDGDSTAEGRGGGGRDGRGGGGTGARNQEESSGSGAVRGDINEINEEGEGGDEKEIEEMDDNDEDDIKEIGEINGKGEKEDDEKRGGQNSGQLHTGLFGMSRLDCIWWIVSILCIAACILQPYTGWGAGVTILPVDFQSLARFWVLFILSFQLLKTPMSTICKEEETLGPYLQELSPQEHNKRLFGLSRFDAIMNFCRACMHGHGCRLLKWGPHEWVLDSGAWNHHTSNLALLLEGGYFRSHELDNKDAPSSGDDATAPQVQGRGSVQMDCFDFPGVHYVVGDDTRNVVSVSLLARDHGLVTVFEPTSCHIKEKKTGKIVGKGCLRNGMYILDSLHIVGQHIRDGGASGGDRHDGADGGGGGNGDGDSTAEGRAGGGRDGRGGEGGAGARNKEESSGSGAARGDINEINEEGEGGDKKEIEEMDDNDEDDIKEIGEINGKGEKEDDEKRGGQNSGQLSSRWHTGLFGMSRLDCIWWIIVSILCIAACILQLYTGWGVHSLVAGFCVLFLSFHLFKTWMSPICKEEETLGPYPQELSHQEHYKRLFGLSRFDATMDPTGSYHLPAGAFPASSTNAARHLLMEMSRMVQFMNLSTLVSGEK; encoded by the exons ATGAGTTCCAGTGGGTTGTGGGCTGAAGACCAGGGATCCAGGCCGCATCAACGGGTACGCAGGACGTCTATGCAAGCTGCTAAGCTGTCAGAAGAAGATGGTGTGTCGTCATCACAACCACCAGAATTGGAAGGCaaatcatcccaagccaaaaccGCCAAGAGTGGTATATATATGCTCGTGTATGATGCAGTTCGGCGGCTGGGGTCCATTAGTGGGCTGATGCTGGTGCAGGAGCTGGTGCCTTTGGAGCTGATGCCGCTGGTGGTGGCGCTGTGGAgtattttgtttccttttttgtCGCTGCAGCAGCTGACGCTGGTGCTGGCGCTGGTACTGGTGCTGCAACTGCTAGTGCCGGTACAAACCCTCCACAG GATCATGAATTTATGTCGCGCATGCATGCACGGGCATGGCGGCAGGCTTGTGAAGTGGGGGCCCCACGAATGGGTTCTGGACTCCGGCGCGTGGAACCACCATACCTCCAACCTGGCGCTGCTGCTTGAAGGCGGCTACTTCCAGTCTCAGGAGCTGGACAACAAAGATGCTCCATCAAGCGGGGATGACGCCACCGCCCCGCATGTCCAGGGGCGCGGGTCTATACGGACGGAGTGCTTTGACTTCCCAGGCGTCCACTATGTTGTTGGGGACGACACAAGGAATGTTGTGTCGGTGTCTCAGCTGGCTCGTGATCATGGACTGGTCACTGTCTTTAAGCCGACGTCTTGCCACGTCAAGGAGAAGAAGACCGGGAAGATCGTTGGCATGGGTCGCTTACGCCACGGCATGTACATACTGGATTCTCTACACATCGTCGGCCAA CATATAAGAGACGGAGGAGCAAGTGGAGGTGATCGCCATGATGGAGCacatggaggtggtggaggtaaTGGAGATGGTGATAGCACAGCTGAAGGGCGTGGAGGAGGTGGAAGagatggtaggggaggaggaGGGACTGGAGCTAGAAACCAGGAAGAAAGTAGTGGAAGTGGAGCCGTCAGAGGAGATATTAACGAAATAAATGAGGAGGGGGAGGGCGGGGACGAAAAAGAGATTGAAGAAAtggatgataatgatgaagatgacatCAAGGAGATTGGAGAAATAAATGGCAaaggggaaaaggaagatgaTGAGAAAAGAGGAGGACAAAATTCTGGACAATTGCACACAGGCTTGTTTGGCATGTCAAGATTAG ATTGCATATGGTGGATTGTTTCCATATTGTGCATTGCAGCTTGCATATTGCAACCGTATACAGGCTGGGGGGCAGGAGTAACAATCTTGCCTGTGGATTTTCAGAGTCTAGCTAGGTTCTGGGTCCTGTTTATTTTGAGCTTCCAACTTTTAAAAACACCGATGAGCACAATCTGTAAAGAAGAAGAAACATTGGGGCCTTATCTCCAAGAATTATCTCCTCAAGAGCATAACAAGCGATTGTTTGGGCTATCACGATTTGATGC GATCATGAATTTCTGTCGCGCATGCATGCACGGGCATGGCTGCAGGCTCCTGAAGTGGGGGCCCCACGAATGGGTTCTAGACTCCGGCGCGTGGAACCACCATACCTCCAACCTAGCGCTGCTGCTTGAAGGCGGCTACTTCCGGTCTCACGAGCTGGACAACAAAGATGCTCCGTCGAGTGGGGATGACGCCACCGCCCCGCAGGTCCAGGGGCGCGGGTCTGTACAGATGGACTGCTTTGACTTCCCAGGCGTCCACTATGTTGTTGGGGATGACACAAGGAATGTTGTGTCGGTGTCTCTGCTCGCTCGTGATCATGGACTGGTCACAGTCTTTGAGCCGACGTCATGCcacatcaaggagaagaagaccGGGAAGATCGTTGGCAAGGGTTGCTTACGCAATGGCATGTACATACTGGATTCTCTACACATCGTCGGCCAA CATATAAGAGACGGAGGAGCAAGTGGAGGCGATCGCCATGATGGAGCagatggaggtggtggaggtaaTGGAGATGGTGATAGCACAGCTGAAGGGCGTGCAGGAGGTGGAAGAGATGGTAGGGGTGGAGAAGGAGGGGCCGGAGCTAGAAACAAGGAAGAAAGCAGTGGAAGTGGAGCCGCCAGAGGAGATATTAACGAAATAAATGAGGAGGGGGAGGGCGGGGACAAAAAAGAGATTGAAGAAAtggatgataatgatgaagatgacatCAAGGAGATTGGAGAAATAAATGGCAaaggggaaaaggaagatgaTGAGAAAAGAGGAGGACAAAATTCTGGACAATTATCGTCTCGATGGCACACAGGCTTGTTTGGCATGTCAAGATTAG ATTGCATATGGTGGATTATTGTTTCCATATTGTGCATTGCAGCTTGCATATTGCAACTGTATACAGGCTGGGGGGTTCACAGTCTAGTAGCTGGGTTCTGTGTCCTGTTTTTGAGCTTCCATCTTTTTAAAACATGGATGAGCCCAATCTGTAAAGAAGAAGAAACATTGGGGCCTTATCCCCAAGAATTATCTCATCAAGAGCATTACAAGCGATTGTTTGGGTTATCACGATTTGATGC GACTATGGACCCGACTGGGTCGTACCATCTTCCCGCTGGAGCCTTTCCTGCTTCGTCGACAAACGCAGCACGCCACTTGCTCATGGAGATGTCCAG